One Desulfobulbus oligotrophicus DNA segment encodes these proteins:
- a CDS encoding tape measure protein, whose translation MRRAAIAAFSIKAIRGYAAGFVQTADAMRAMDQRLLLTARNTNDYAAAQKTVVEIARDAHQGLGEVAQLYTRMAQATANLNVSQKDLAEVTRTVALATALSGSSAQEAAAGLLQFSQAMGANRLQGDELRSVLENMPILTKVFVDAAGGSIARLREMATAGELTTEWMINAIKAGRDTIEAQAKAMPVTVGAAMADLRNEASIYIASVNQSTGATDKLAAAIKWLGTHLDTVAQGGFLALSAALSYLVGRGLSAATAAISGFIGKLAVTPVVASAATAAVSANARALTSYGAAASIATAQTAANTAAQTAATAAQTAAGTVMSRLPGALLGLVNPITAVTTVLGLGAAAWLTWGRSADNELAKAKGRVAELQRTNQMLKELSDPSLRLQATSRNITAARAEVAKLEKDLADAVAEPSGIPFDNTIGRTARQLEEARKDLKDNEQEHAEIQENIRLTTEQRGAKQIAVEMSVTDEIRKQNEERRKLTASKLENDLAEIEKKRQAELKSIESRFQGEDGVRVRQAVNARFDAEAAKAREGAAEKSAKKGDAAARKAEAEAKRRERELLKEQKIQSKIDAETLRAESEKRILALEGEKLGAERLGSELERAEALLEINRKIAAERIALKEQEARLIADDPNKTQADLLRAQSEITRERISALQQEHTDLASVASAGLADIEQAWRRGTGSVEAYRQAVQEALAAGVILEEEARDRMIASGDDMGAALSLGMQRARERMQTDAEMMIQIGTELGDRISDGLVSAWDSWIQGTASAKEALIDFARSTISWLSQVILKQMLMNALMGAPGTTGGGLLGMLGMATGGTVQALASGGSVRGWSPSRTADNITIRATAGEFMQPVRAVDYYGLNFMERIRRLELPRDIAHALAGGTVPSVPSGYRLAQGGMPEAGPQTTVKAGDTKLRVINVLDKNMVGDFLRTADGETAIINMIRRNGATIRTLIGG comes from the coding sequence ACACCAGGGTCTGGGCGAGGTTGCTCAACTCTACACCCGCATGGCCCAGGCCACGGCCAACCTCAATGTCAGCCAGAAGGATCTGGCCGAGGTGACCCGCACCGTGGCCCTGGCCACCGCCTTGTCGGGCTCGTCGGCCCAGGAAGCAGCCGCCGGCCTGCTCCAGTTCTCCCAGGCCATGGGGGCAAACAGGCTCCAGGGCGATGAGCTGCGCTCGGTCCTGGAAAACATGCCGATATTGACCAAGGTGTTTGTCGACGCGGCCGGTGGCTCCATTGCCAGGCTCAGGGAGATGGCCACGGCCGGAGAGCTGACCACCGAGTGGATGATCAATGCCATCAAGGCGGGCAGGGACACCATCGAGGCCCAGGCCAAGGCCATGCCCGTGACCGTGGGCGCGGCCATGGCCGACCTGCGCAACGAGGCATCGATATATATCGCGTCGGTGAATCAATCGACAGGAGCGACCGACAAGCTGGCGGCAGCGATCAAGTGGTTGGGCACACATCTCGATACGGTTGCCCAGGGCGGGTTCCTGGCGCTTTCGGCCGCGCTCTCTTACCTGGTCGGCCGCGGCTTGTCGGCGGCAACTGCCGCTATCAGCGGGTTTATCGGCAAGCTCGCCGTCACGCCTGTGGTTGCATCGGCGGCCACCGCTGCGGTCTCGGCCAACGCGCGGGCCTTGACGAGTTACGGAGCAGCCGCATCGATAGCCACCGCGCAAACAGCGGCCAATACCGCTGCCCAGACTGCCGCGACCGCCGCCCAGACTGCCGCCGGAACGGTGATGTCCCGTCTGCCGGGGGCATTGCTCGGCCTCGTTAACCCGATCACCGCCGTCACCACCGTCCTTGGACTCGGCGCCGCCGCCTGGTTGACGTGGGGCCGGTCGGCGGATAACGAGCTGGCCAAGGCAAAAGGTAGGGTGGCCGAGCTGCAACGCACGAATCAGATGCTCAAGGAACTCTCGGACCCCAGCCTGCGGTTGCAGGCAACGTCCAGGAACATTACCGCCGCCCGGGCAGAAGTGGCCAAGCTGGAAAAGGACCTTGCCGATGCGGTGGCCGAACCATCCGGGATTCCTTTTGATAACACCATCGGGCGGACCGCCAGGCAGCTCGAAGAGGCCCGCAAAGATCTCAAAGACAATGAGCAGGAACACGCCGAGATCCAGGAGAATATCCGGCTCACGACCGAGCAGCGCGGTGCCAAGCAAATCGCGGTGGAGATGTCGGTCACCGACGAGATCAGGAAACAAAACGAAGAGCGCCGCAAGTTAACGGCAAGCAAGCTCGAGAACGACCTGGCCGAGATCGAGAAGAAGCGGCAGGCTGAACTGAAGTCCATCGAATCGCGCTTCCAGGGCGAGGATGGGGTGCGGGTGCGGCAGGCCGTCAATGCCCGTTTCGACGCCGAGGCCGCCAAGGCCAGGGAAGGAGCCGCCGAGAAATCGGCCAAGAAAGGAGATGCGGCGGCGCGCAAGGCCGAGGCCGAGGCCAAGCGCCGGGAAAGGGAACTGCTCAAGGAGCAAAAGATTCAGAGCAAGATCGATGCAGAAACCTTGCGGGCCGAGAGCGAAAAAAGAATTTTGGCGCTGGAAGGTGAAAAGCTCGGGGCTGAACGGCTTGGCTCGGAACTTGAACGGGCTGAGGCGTTGCTGGAGATCAACCGGAAGATCGCGGCGGAACGCATTGCCCTGAAAGAGCAGGAAGCCCGGCTCATCGCCGACGATCCCAACAAGACGCAGGCCGACCTGCTGCGGGCACAATCGGAGATCACCAGAGAAAGGATATCCGCCTTACAGCAGGAACACACCGATCTGGCCTCAGTGGCGAGCGCCGGATTGGCGGACATCGAACAGGCCTGGCGACGCGGGACCGGGTCGGTCGAGGCGTACCGGCAGGCGGTGCAGGAAGCCCTGGCAGCCGGCGTCATCCTGGAGGAAGAGGCCAGGGATCGTATGATCGCCTCGGGCGACGACATGGGCGCGGCGCTCAGCCTGGGCATGCAGCGGGCGCGGGAGCGGATGCAGACCGACGCCGAGATGATGATCCAGATCGGCACCGAACTGGGAGACCGCATTTCGGACGGGCTGGTCTCGGCCTGGGACAGTTGGATCCAGGGAACCGCATCCGCCAAAGAGGCGCTGATCGACTTTGCCCGCTCGACCATCTCCTGGCTCTCCCAGGTGATCTTGAAGCAGATGCTGATGAACGCCCTGATGGGTGCGCCCGGCACCACCGGCGGCGGCCTGCTCGGCATGCTGGGCATGGCCACGGGCGGAACTGTCCAGGCCCTGGCTTCCGGCGGATCGGTGCGCGGCTGGAGTCCGTCCCGGACCGCCGATAACATCACGATCCGGGCCACTGCCGGCGAGTTCATGCAACCGGTGCGGGCGGTGGACTATTACGGCCTCAACTTCATGGAGCGCATCCGGCGGCTGGAGCTGCCGCGCGACATCGCCCATGCCCTGGCCGGTGGAACCGTGCCCTCCGTTCCTTCCGGATACCGGCTCGCCCAGGGCGGCATGCCCGAGGCAGGACCCCAGACCACGGTCAAGGCAGGCGACACCAAACTGCGGGTGATCAATGTGCTCGATAAGAACATGGTGGGCGATTTTCTGCGCACCGCCGACGGCGAGACCGCCATCATCAACATGATCCGGCGCAACGGCGCCACCATTCGCACGTTAATAGGGGGTTAA